In Treponema primitia ZAS-2, a genomic segment contains:
- the aroA gene encoding 3-phosphoshikimate 1-carboxyvinyltransferase yields MRATIYPRLSAGAPLGPVRIPASKSHTIRRLLLAWLGEGVSEIRYPLDSLDARSCMKVCRALGAEIEERYALDPACPNPLGSDGKKLVAWIVRGIGLSGKNGSFKAPATDLDVGNSGTTLFLALTAASLGNVPVRFTGDEQIARRSAGPLLDALSGLGVGVESANGCVPITVQGPWKGGRVSISCPTSQYLSALLLAAPLAPAGLITDIDVPLINEIPYIEMTLSYLKAQGAGWEAPADFSRFRIPGGASYKPMNGPTPGDFSSAAFPGGVAAITGFPLTILGLDPEETQGDKAFFDMIARMGCDIEWKKLEAPPGAVQEWSLKVSRTRPLKGAEFDLNATPDILPMLAVTAAYAEGDTALVNVAHARIKETDRIAVMAEELGKLGVSITERPDGMVIHGKGGGLKGGRVDSRGDHRIVMALAAGALGAAGPVEIEAAESAAVTYPGFLELLGAVW; encoded by the coding sequence ATGCGCGCCACCATATACCCCCGGCTTAGCGCCGGCGCCCCTCTGGGCCCTGTCCGTATTCCGGCTTCCAAATCCCACACCATCAGGCGGCTGCTCCTGGCCTGGCTGGGGGAAGGGGTTTCGGAAATTCGCTACCCCCTGGACTCCCTGGATGCAAGGTCCTGCATGAAGGTCTGCCGTGCCCTGGGCGCGGAAATCGAGGAGCGTTATGCCCTAGATCCCGCCTGCCCCAACCCCCTAGGCTCTGATGGGAAAAAGCTCGTCGCCTGGATCGTTCGGGGCATAGGCCTTTCCGGGAAAAACGGCAGCTTCAAGGCCCCGGCAACGGATCTGGATGTGGGCAATTCGGGCACCACCCTATTCCTCGCCCTGACGGCGGCGTCCCTGGGAAATGTCCCGGTACGCTTTACCGGGGACGAGCAGATAGCCCGGCGCAGCGCCGGCCCTTTGCTGGATGCCCTTTCCGGCCTGGGCGTAGGGGTAGAATCCGCCAATGGCTGTGTGCCCATTACCGTACAGGGCCCCTGGAAGGGGGGGCGGGTCAGCATTTCCTGCCCCACCAGCCAGTACCTTTCAGCCCTGCTCCTGGCTGCCCCCCTGGCCCCGGCGGGGCTTATCACGGACATTGATGTGCCCCTGATTAACGAAATACCTTACATTGAAATGACCCTCTCCTACCTCAAAGCCCAGGGCGCCGGCTGGGAAGCCCCGGCAGACTTTTCCCGTTTCCGGATACCCGGGGGCGCTTCCTACAAACCCATGAACGGCCCGACCCCGGGGGATTTTTCCTCCGCCGCCTTCCCTGGTGGCGTCGCCGCCATTACCGGCTTTCCCCTCACCATCCTGGGGCTTGATCCGGAAGAAACCCAGGGGGACAAAGCCTTCTTTGACATGATCGCCCGCATGGGCTGTGATATTGAATGGAAAAAACTGGAAGCCCCACCCGGCGCCGTCCAGGAATGGTCCCTGAAAGTATCCCGAACACGCCCCCTGAAGGGCGCCGAGTTCGACTTGAACGCCACCCCGGACATCCTGCCCATGCTGGCAGTGACCGCCGCCTACGCCGAAGGGGACACAGCCCTGGTAAACGTAGCCCACGCCCGGATAAAAGAGACGGACCGCATCGCCGTAATGGCGGAAGAACTGGGCAAACTGGGAGTATCCATCACCGAACGCCCCGACGGCATGGTCATCCACGGCAAAGGCGGCGGCCTCAAGGGGGGGAGGGTGGACAGCCGAGGCGACCACCGCATCGTGATGGCCCTGGCCGCCGGAGCCCTGGGCGCAGCAGGGCCGGTAGAAATCGAAGCCGCTGAAAGCGCCGCCGTGACCTATCCGGGCTTCCTGGAACTGCTGGGCGCGGTATGGTGA
- a CDS encoding beta strand repeat-containing protein: MKKTLLVSIRLVALFALLGALALAGCENGDGGTKVPFLVSITIEGAPETYAAGADLNVGGLTVTLTYSNGLASSVTLPEGTVGVLDEAGDLTYTAGGITIIISGYNPDETGDQTITVTVGSKTEEYTITLSSTTTDKAAFNTAIAAANTAKVDVVVDTDAANVAIGTEWVTQEVLAAFNTAIATAEGVATDSEASADQITDAVTALNAAIATFKTAKKTGTGTDIVNANKAALNTAIAGASAAKTGVVVDSAAANVATGTKWVTQGALSTFNAAISAAEGVSFKNRATQAEVDSAVTTLNSAKDTFNAAKKDGTKANEVSVDKPALTTAITTANSAKSGVVVDTAAANVATGTKWVTQGAWDALATAITNAETVSANNGATQAQVSSAVTALNTAVTTFNNAKKDGTKTGGVTINKTALNTAITTANAAKVGVVVATDAATVAPGTKWVTQGALDTFTTAIATADGVAANNSATQAVVDSAVTTLNAAKDTFNDAKKDGAKADVSIVTHTVTFNTGADGPVVAAKTVSTGGTVERPADPTKDGVTFDDWYTTAGLTTKYTFTAAVTGNITLYARWTATLTFRDVDETVIDAKTVSAGETIVRPTDPAKPGYVFDNWYTAKDSDTLYTFAAVNSNTTVYAKWLSEAEVAAKKVADAKAILSGKITDAQVLSLTMTNDIYQAAIAAALSVQNNAGATLELVTGATTTLNNATTVFNAVVAAKALLQAAITEATTTKNTAGLVDTAFVEGTEYAAGAVFTTGSASDIPKGLKRLTVTDPRTAYQSAIETAQAVHTSAAKTAAETTTAEETLASATTTFTSAVSSAKSSATPGALGLAARVSAATTNTTIYLYSDESDFAGIGSGEFNIVNKTITLQGVGEERTITLVSNGRMFRIDGTSSLTLDTYVTLQGKSDNTGSLVNANVNGAVFTMKAGSKITGNTTSASGGGVLVASGGTFNMEGGEISYNESTTAANGGGVYVNGNTDNPNVTTFNMTGGEISYNTAARGGGVFIDNKGKFNLSGNSVISHNHATNGVKTGGGVNVDGGEFKMLSGTISDNEAGTNGGGVYVGGSSTFSMEGGVIKTNKTTGAPNNGGGVYVYNAATSKFYMSGGTITADNSATNGKALFKNTAGIAKWGTPESLLAFIKGDESTVGNVETTIHGGSPGSIE, from the coding sequence ATGAAAAAGACATTACTGGTAAGTATTCGTCTTGTGGCGTTGTTCGCGCTGCTCGGGGCATTAGCCCTGGCAGGGTGCGAGAACGGAGATGGCGGTACCAAAGTGCCATTCCTGGTATCTATTACCATAGAGGGAGCGCCGGAAACCTATGCTGCGGGCGCCGACCTGAATGTAGGCGGGCTGACTGTAACCCTGACCTATTCCAATGGACTAGCCAGCTCCGTAACCCTTCCTGAGGGAACCGTTGGTGTCCTTGATGAGGCAGGGGACCTCACCTATACCGCAGGGGGTATCACCATAATTATTTCCGGGTACAACCCCGACGAAACCGGGGACCAGACCATCACCGTGACGGTGGGCAGTAAGACAGAGGAATACACCATCACCCTAAGCAGCACAACCACCGACAAGGCCGCCTTCAATACCGCCATTGCTGCGGCGAACACCGCCAAGGTTGATGTGGTGGTTGATACCGATGCCGCCAATGTGGCCATCGGGACCGAGTGGGTAACCCAGGAGGTTTTGGCCGCCTTTAACACCGCCATTGCCACTGCCGAAGGGGTAGCCACCGACAGCGAAGCAAGCGCAGACCAGATTACCGACGCGGTAACGGCCCTGAATGCCGCAATTGCCACCTTTAAAACGGCAAAGAAGACCGGAACCGGGACCGATATCGTAAACGCCAACAAGGCTGCACTCAATACCGCTATTGCTGGGGCAAGCGCCGCCAAAACCGGTGTGGTGGTTGATAGCGCCGCCGCCAATGTGGCCACCGGGACCAAGTGGGTGACCCAAGGGGCACTGAGTACGTTTAACGCCGCAATAAGTGCCGCCGAAGGGGTATCCTTCAAAAACAGGGCAACCCAGGCGGAAGTAGACAGCGCCGTTACTACCCTGAACAGCGCCAAAGACACCTTTAATGCCGCGAAGAAGGACGGGACCAAGGCCAACGAAGTATCCGTAGATAAGCCCGCCCTCACCACGGCTATTACCACGGCGAATAGCGCCAAGTCCGGTGTGGTGGTTGATACCGCCGCGGCGAATGTGGCCACCGGGACCAAGTGGGTGACCCAAGGGGCCTGGGATGCCCTTGCCACGGCGATTACCAATGCCGAAACCGTGTCCGCCAACAACGGGGCGACCCAGGCTCAAGTGAGCAGCGCCGTTACTGCCCTGAACACCGCAGTCACCACCTTTAACAATGCGAAGAAGGACGGAACCAAGACCGGCGGGGTAACAATAAATAAAACCGCCCTCAATACCGCCATTACCACGGCGAATGCCGCCAAGGTTGGTGTGGTGGTTGCCACCGACGCCGCCACTGTCGCCCCCGGGACCAAGTGGGTGACCCAAGGGGCACTGGACACCTTTACCACCGCTATTGCTACTGCCGATGGGGTAGCCGCAAATAATTCGGCAACCCAGGCGGTAGTAGACAGCGCAGTCACGACCCTGAATGCCGCCAAAGACACCTTTAACGATGCGAAGAAGGACGGAGCCAAGGCCGATGTCTCCATCGTTACCCACACCGTTACCTTCAATACTGGTGCAGACGGACCCGTGGTTGCCGCTAAAACGGTAAGCACAGGCGGGACTGTAGAGCGCCCGGCGGACCCAACCAAAGACGGCGTCACCTTTGACGACTGGTACACCACAGCAGGATTAACCACCAAGTACACCTTTACTGCCGCCGTAACAGGCAACATCACCCTGTATGCCCGATGGACCGCAACCCTTACCTTTCGTGACGTTGACGAGACCGTGATTGACGCCAAGACGGTAAGCGCAGGAGAGACCATAGTACGCCCGACGGACCCAGCCAAACCAGGCTATGTTTTTGACAACTGGTACACCGCAAAGGACTCTGACACCCTGTACACCTTCGCCGCCGTGAACAGCAACACCACCGTGTACGCCAAATGGCTCTCCGAAGCGGAAGTCGCTGCGAAAAAGGTGGCGGACGCCAAAGCCATCCTGAGTGGGAAGATTACCGACGCCCAGGTGTTGTCCCTCACTATGACAAACGACATCTATCAAGCGGCGATTGCTGCCGCACTGTCGGTCCAGAACAACGCCGGAGCAACCCTGGAACTGGTGACTGGGGCGACAACTACCCTCAACAATGCAACAACTGTCTTCAATGCCGTGGTAGCCGCCAAAGCGCTGCTACAAGCCGCCATTACTGAGGCGACCACGACAAAGAACACCGCCGGTCTGGTTGACACCGCCTTTGTGGAAGGTACAGAGTATGCCGCCGGGGCCGTGTTTACCACCGGAAGCGCCTCCGACATCCCGAAAGGCTTAAAACGTCTGACCGTAACCGACCCACGCACAGCCTATCAAAGCGCTATTGAGACCGCCCAGGCCGTCCATACCAGCGCCGCCAAGACAGCAGCAGAGACCACCACGGCAGAAGAAACCCTTGCCTCGGCGACCACCACCTTCACCAGCGCCGTTTCCTCGGCTAAGTCAAGCGCAACCCCCGGCGCCTTGGGCCTAGCCGCCCGTGTAAGCGCCGCTACGACCAACACCACCATCTACCTGTACAGCGATGAAAGCGACTTTGCCGGGATCGGGAGTGGCGAGTTCAACATCGTCAACAAAACCATTACCCTGCAAGGCGTGGGCGAGGAACGGACGATTACACTTGTCAGTAACGGCAGGATGTTCCGTATTGACGGAACCAGCAGCCTTACGCTGGACACCTATGTTACCCTCCAGGGCAAAAGCGATAATACTGGAAGCCTTGTAAACGCTAATGTCAATGGGGCTGTATTTACCATGAAAGCCGGATCAAAAATAACCGGCAACACCACCAGCGCCAGTGGTGGTGGCGTGCTTGTTGCCAGCGGCGGTACATTTAACATGGAAGGCGGCGAAATCAGCTACAACGAGAGCACTACCGCCGCCAACGGCGGCGGCGTGTATGTTAACGGCAACACCGACAACCCCAACGTCACCACCTTTAATATGACCGGCGGCGAAATCAGCTACAACACAGCCGCCCGCGGCGGCGGCGTGTTTATTGACAACAAGGGCAAGTTTAATCTGTCCGGTAACAGCGTAATTAGCCACAACCACGCCACAAACGGCGTCAAAACAGGCGGCGGCGTGAATGTTGACGGCGGCGAGTTTAAGATGCTCAGCGGCACTATCAGCGACAACGAAGCCGGCACCAACGGCGGCGGCGTGTATGTCGGCGGCAGCAGCACCTTCTCCATGGAAGGCGGCGTCATCAAAACCAACAAAACCACCGGGGCCCCCAACAATGGCGGCGGCGTGTATGTTTACAACGCCGCTACTTCCAAGTTCTATATGAGCGGGGGAACCATTACCGCCGACAACAGTGCCACCAACGGCAAAGCCTTGTTTAAGAATACTGCCGGTATAGCAAAGTGGGGCACTCCCGAAAGTCTATTGGCCTTTATCAAGGGCGATGAATCCACAGTAGGTAATGTGGAGACCACGATACACGGTGGCAGCCCGGGATCGATAGAGTAA
- a CDS encoding type II toxin-antitoxin system PemK/MazF family toxin, with product MIRGEIWWIDYGIPYGNEPGYRRPVIIIQNDLFNASKINTTVVIPLSTNLLLADVPGNIILKKDDSKLKKNSVILLSQIGVIDKERLIEKISKINKEVMREIENSILFVLGIKLI from the coding sequence ATGATACGTGGTGAAATATGGTGGATTGATTATGGTATTCCCTATGGCAACGAACCTGGATACAGACGGCCTGTTATAATAATACAAAATGATCTTTTTAACGCCAGTAAAATCAATACAACTGTTGTCATACCATTATCAACAAATTTATTATTGGCTGATGTTCCTGGGAATATAATTCTTAAAAAAGACGATTCAAAATTAAAGAAAAATTCTGTAATACTATTATCGCAAATAGGTGTTATTGATAAAGAACGTCTTATAGAAAAAATATCAAAAATCAATAAAGAAGTAATGAGAGAAATAGAAAATAGTATACTATTTGTACTTGGAATAAAGTTAATATAA
- a CDS encoding transposase, which yields MKNGTNGKKLLFKRHVVLNRNHGMKYESKILDCRGCSYFEKCISSKSKKKNYRTLYIPVSDYAENLAEKMRAKIDNPKYKKIYSRRMQIIEPVFANITYCKGISRFTMRSKAKNDIQRLLYCIMHNIGKCFMAAKVKHAV from the coding sequence ATAAAGAACGGCACAAATGGGAAGAAACTATTATTCAAACGGCATGTAGTCTTAAACCGGAATCATGGGATGAAATATGAAAGTAAGATATTGGATTGCCGAGGCTGTTCTTATTTTGAAAAATGTATCAGCTCAAAAAGCAAAAAGAAAAATTACCGGACATTATATATACCGGTCTCAGATTATGCTGAAAACCTGGCTGAAAAGATGCGTGCCAAAATAGATAATCCAAAGTACAAGAAAATATACAGCCGCCGGATGCAAATAATAGAGCCGGTATTTGCAAATATCACGTATTGCAAAGGCATTAGTCGATTCACCATGCGGTCAAAGGCAAAAAACGATATACAACGGTTATTATACTGTATCATGCATAACATAGGGAAATGTTTTATGGCGGCGAAGGTGAAACATGCGGTATAG
- a CDS encoding nucleotidyltransferase family protein produces the protein MNIQTITALEKALKDENILKKYNLEKIGIFGSFARGEKANDIDFYIDLENYNINNLINLKKDLEKITEKEVDIMIKKYANPIVLYRAQKDMKYVTQ, from the coding sequence ATGAATATACAGACTATAACTGCCTTAGAAAAGGCTTTAAAAGACGAAAACATACTTAAAAAATACAATTTAGAAAAAATTGGCATTTTTGGCTCTTTTGCTCGTGGTGAAAAAGCCAATGATATAGATTTTTACATTGATTTAGAAAATTACAATATCAATAATTTAATCAATTTAAAAAAAGATCTGGAAAAAATTACTGAAAAAGAAGTTGACATTATGATAAAAAAATACGCAAATCCAATCGTTTTGTACCGGGCGCAGAAGGACATGAAATATGTTACCCAATGA
- a CDS encoding HepT-like ribonuclease domain-containing protein, producing the protein MKDFRNRIIHDYVGIDLVIVFEIITKDLKLLKPQFENIINKNIENKIFDIEELKISKESKYYKNIDFEKLV; encoded by the coding sequence ATTAAAGACTTTCGGAATAGAATTATACATGACTACGTTGGAATTGACTTAGTAATAGTATTTGAAATTATAACAAAAGACTTGAAATTATTAAAACCACAATTTGAAAATATAATAAATAAAAATATTGAGAATAAAATATTTGATATTGAAGAATTAAAAATAAGTAAAGAAAGCAAATATTATAAAAATATAGATTTTGAAAAATTAGTTTGA
- a CDS encoding 6-pyruvoyl trahydropterin synthase family protein yields the protein MKQWVCSKCGYVYTGESAPAQCPVCHVPSSAFKEKALGGEKRVLTSITKLNIQYAHRFLGYIGEAQYLHGHTGTLTLEVEGEVNTSNGFVVACNSIKNHAWEYLVNFDHAIILQKEDPILPELLKVYEAQGIKGGSPWNTSTGRAFDTDLAKAYPECRLVVVKKVATVENLIEVFYTLLKDTLNIKKLTFTSGDNAASFSV from the coding sequence ATGAAACAATGGGTTTGTTCAAAATGCGGGTATGTTTACACAGGGGAAAGCGCTCCGGCTCAATGTCCGGTATGCCATGTTCCTTCTTCGGCGTTCAAAGAAAAAGCGCTGGGCGGGGAAAAAAGAGTGTTGACTTCAATTACCAAACTCAACATCCAGTATGCGCATCGGTTTTTGGGATACATTGGTGAGGCCCAGTATCTTCATGGGCATACCGGAACATTGACCCTGGAAGTGGAAGGGGAGGTAAACACTTCAAACGGTTTTGTTGTGGCGTGCAATAGTATCAAAAATCATGCCTGGGAATATTTAGTAAATTTTGACCATGCGATTATTTTACAAAAAGAAGACCCGATTCTTCCTGAACTTCTCAAGGTCTATGAGGCCCAGGGAATCAAGGGCGGATCCCCATGGAATACCAGCACCGGCAGGGCCTTTGATACGGATCTTGCAAAAGCCTATCCGGAATGCCGCCTGGTGGTTGTGAAGAAGGTTGCAACCGTAGAGAACTTGATCGAAGTTTTCTACACTTTATTGAAAGATACCCTCAATATCAAAAAACTGACATTTACGTCCGGGGACAATGCCGCTTCATTTAGCGTGTAA
- a CDS encoding Trk system potassium transport protein TrkA gives MRIVIVGGGMVGTLLARHLIHEKHDVSLIEANEERARHASNRLDCLVIHDGGNSISALEEAGIAKADALVCVTDSDEVNMITCGLAASRYPELLKIARVRNDDYIKLNAGENRFLENRAILGIDYFVHPDVEAARSAISSIEHGAMGDILVFADTPYELGAVDINEGSKFDGLVMKDFRTLVKEDSLVTLVERREETLLPRGSTVLAPGDRLHILAKEQDLDRIFKLAGRSERVLRKIGIVGGSRVGALIAEGLLGMDKPGENRHAKSIFSRLKPFISRSGRRVTIIEKDYNLCKDLSARYPEALVLNEDISDESFVSEERIDDLDLIVTATEDQELNMIAAIYLKSRGVHRAIAMVTGSGYAAIARQLGVDVVIPMKSVVVDSILSHLMGEGITRVHRLGDGSINVVELELGPDTPAADKGIAELDLPGGGLVMLVNRGDRSFIPRGDYIFKSGDRIILIAKNGSEAEIERFFGSFQDRS, from the coding sequence ATGCGAATCGTTATCGTCGGTGGGGGCATGGTAGGAACCCTGCTTGCCCGGCACCTTATCCATGAAAAACACGATGTTTCCCTCATTGAGGCGAATGAGGAGCGGGCCCGGCACGCTTCCAACCGGCTGGACTGCCTGGTCATCCATGACGGGGGAAACAGTATTTCTGCGCTGGAAGAAGCGGGAATTGCCAAGGCAGACGCCCTGGTCTGCGTTACCGATTCTGACGAGGTGAACATGATCACCTGCGGCCTGGCGGCGTCCCGGTACCCGGAACTGCTCAAGATAGCCCGGGTGCGGAATGACGACTACATCAAGCTCAACGCCGGGGAAAACCGGTTCCTGGAGAACCGGGCCATCCTGGGGATAGATTACTTTGTGCATCCCGACGTGGAGGCCGCCCGTTCGGCGATCAGCTCCATCGAACATGGCGCCATGGGGGATATCCTGGTTTTTGCGGATACCCCTTACGAGCTTGGGGCGGTGGATATCAACGAAGGGAGCAAATTTGACGGCCTGGTCATGAAGGACTTCCGCACCCTGGTGAAGGAAGACAGCCTGGTGACCCTGGTGGAACGCCGGGAGGAAACCTTGTTACCCCGGGGCTCCACGGTGTTGGCGCCCGGGGACCGTCTGCACATCCTTGCCAAGGAGCAGGACCTGGACCGCATCTTTAAGCTGGCGGGCCGTTCCGAGCGGGTGCTGCGGAAGATCGGCATAGTCGGGGGCAGCCGGGTGGGCGCCCTTATTGCAGAAGGACTGCTGGGCATGGATAAGCCGGGAGAGAACCGACACGCCAAATCTATCTTCTCCCGCCTCAAGCCCTTTATCTCGCGGTCCGGCCGACGGGTGACCATCATTGAAAAGGATTACAATCTCTGCAAAGACCTGTCTGCCCGCTATCCGGAAGCGCTGGTCCTGAATGAAGATATCTCCGATGAAAGCTTTGTCAGCGAAGAGCGTATCGACGACCTGGACCTGATAGTTACCGCCACAGAGGACCAGGAGCTCAACATGATTGCTGCGATATACCTGAAATCCCGGGGGGTCCACCGGGCTATTGCCATGGTCACCGGGTCCGGCTACGCTGCCATTGCCCGGCAGCTTGGGGTGGATGTGGTGATCCCCATGAAGTCCGTGGTGGTGGACTCCATCCTGTCCCACCTTATGGGGGAAGGGATCACCAGGGTCCACCGGCTTGGGGACGGCAGTATTAATGTGGTTGAACTGGAACTGGGCCCGGACACCCCTGCTGCGGACAAGGGTATCGCCGAGCTGGATCTTCCCGGGGGCGGCCTGGTGATGCTGGTCAACCGGGGTGACCGTTCTTTTATCCCCCGGGGGGATTATATTTTCAAAAGCGGCGACCGTATCATCCTGATCGCCAAAAACGGGAGTGAAGCGGAAATAGAACGGTTCTTCGGCTCCTTTCAGGATCGGTCGTGA
- a CDS encoding TrkH family potassium uptake protein, protein MRTLTLLRILVILLGVGALIMLIPLALALILGEQRMIWALGLPAGIIIAAALPAFFSYRKNPLRFRARDGFLLVFLTWVGMSLLGAMPFYLSAREFSFTNAFFESACGFATTGATTITDVEALPKSLLLWRSISHWVGGMGIVLLTVALMPLLGVGGFQLIKAEVSGPEKERITPKITATAKVMWFTYCILTAVLVILFRIGGMEWLDAFCHSFTTMASGGISTKNSGLSWYNSAFIDHVTMVFMLLAGLNFNLYFRLARGKFKDIITNTEARVYLGIFLISAAAITFTLIPVYGSLSASWRFGAFHAASILSTTGAVIADYSVWPAFAQAILFALMFVGGCSSSTAGGIKVIRHVVLWKQTGNELRRILFPQGVFSIQLNKKVGRKDVVYGVSAFVFLYAAVVTIVALITAASGVDIFSSFSTALSVISNIGVGFGAIGPGHNFGAFPDQLKWLYSFAMIAGRLELWTVLILFTPEYWRR, encoded by the coding sequence GTGAGAACACTAACACTGCTGCGAATCCTGGTGATACTCCTGGGAGTGGGTGCTTTGATCATGTTGATCCCCCTGGCCCTGGCGCTAATCCTGGGGGAACAGCGGATGATTTGGGCCCTGGGCCTGCCGGCGGGTATAATTATTGCAGCGGCGCTGCCGGCCTTTTTTTCCTACCGAAAAAATCCCCTCCGGTTCAGGGCGCGGGACGGGTTCCTTCTGGTGTTCCTGACCTGGGTAGGGATGAGCCTTCTGGGAGCCATGCCCTTTTACCTTTCCGCCCGGGAATTCAGCTTTACCAACGCTTTTTTTGAAAGCGCCTGCGGTTTTGCCACCACCGGGGCTACTACTATTACTGACGTAGAGGCTCTGCCAAAATCACTGCTGCTCTGGCGATCAATCAGCCACTGGGTAGGAGGCATGGGGATAGTATTACTCACCGTGGCCCTAATGCCCCTCCTGGGGGTCGGCGGGTTCCAGCTTATCAAGGCAGAAGTTTCGGGGCCGGAAAAAGAGCGGATCACCCCCAAGATAACCGCCACTGCAAAGGTTATGTGGTTTACCTACTGCATTCTCACCGCAGTATTGGTGATCCTGTTCCGTATAGGGGGTATGGAATGGCTGGATGCCTTCTGCCACAGTTTTACTACCATGGCTTCCGGGGGTATCAGCACGAAAAATTCAGGCCTGTCCTGGTACAATTCCGCCTTTATTGACCATGTCACTATGGTATTTATGCTTTTGGCAGGGCTCAACTTTAACCTGTACTTCAGGCTGGCCCGGGGCAAATTTAAGGACATCATCACCAATACTGAAGCTCGGGTCTACCTGGGTATCTTTCTTATCTCTGCCGCAGCTATCACCTTCACCCTGATTCCGGTCTACGGTTCGCTTTCCGCCTCCTGGCGTTTCGGCGCTTTCCATGCTGCCTCGATCCTCTCCACCACCGGCGCGGTGATAGCCGACTATTCAGTCTGGCCCGCCTTTGCCCAGGCCATTCTCTTTGCCCTCATGTTCGTGGGGGGCTGTTCCTCCTCCACCGCCGGGGGCATCAAGGTGATACGCCATGTGGTTCTCTGGAAACAAACCGGCAATGAACTGCGGCGTATCCTCTTCCCCCAGGGGGTATTCAGCATCCAACTAAATAAAAAAGTGGGTCGCAAAGACGTGGTCTACGGCGTATCGGCCTTTGTTTTCCTCTATGCCGCAGTGGTAACAATCGTCGCCCTGATCACCGCCGCCTCGGGGGTAGATATCTTCTCCTCCTTCAGCACCGCCCTTTCGGTAATCAGCAACATCGGCGTAGGATTCGGCGCCATCGGCCCGGGTCATAACTTCGGCGCCTTTCCGGACCAGCTCAAGTGGCTCTACTCCTTCGCCATGATCGCCGGCCGGCTGGAACTTTGGACCGTACTGATACTGTTCACTCCGGAATACTGGCGGAGATGA
- a CDS encoding LrgB family protein, protein MENLVSLPIFGIILTILCYFIGFSVRKLINSPLTNPMLVANVLVVLIICVTPLTLEQYMKGGSIITMFIVPATTILSLRIYRQRKLLKENLIPILLGCLAGSLSSLGVIALLCRLFSIDKTVTISLLPKSVTTAIAMELSVKHQGLGGLTVSAVIITGIFAAAFNPFFARSLKLKDPVAAGVAMGASGHAIGTAAALEMGEVQGAMSGIAIGIMGIITSLLFIFI, encoded by the coding sequence ATGGAAAATCTGGTTTCTCTTCCGATTTTTGGGATTATCTTAACTATTCTTTGCTATTTTATCGGGTTCAGCGTCCGGAAGCTTATCAACTCACCCCTGACTAACCCCATGCTGGTGGCCAACGTCCTGGTGGTGCTCATTATCTGCGTGACCCCCCTGACCCTGGAACAGTACATGAAGGGCGGGAGCATAATCACCATGTTCATAGTCCCGGCTACCACGATACTATCTTTACGCATCTATCGGCAGCGGAAGCTGCTGAAGGAGAACCTGATCCCCATACTCCTGGGCTGCCTGGCAGGATCCTTAAGCTCCCTGGGGGTCATTGCCCTGCTCTGTCGGCTCTTTTCCATTGACAAAACGGTCACCATCTCCTTGCTGCCCAAATCGGTTACCACCGCCATAGCCATGGAGCTTTCGGTGAAACACCAGGGCCTTGGAGGGCTTACAGTATCGGCGGTGATCATCACCGGTATATTTGCCGCCGCCTTTAATCCCTTTTTTGCCAGGTCCCTGAAATTGAAGGATCCGGTGGCCGCAGGAGTCGCCATGGGGGCTTCCGGTCACGCCATCGGAACCGCAGCAGCCCTGGAAATGGGGGAAGTTCAGGGCGCCATGTCGGGCATTGCTATAGGAATTATGGGGATTATCACCAGTCTTCTCTTCATTTTTATATAG
- a CDS encoding CidA/LrgA family protein, with amino-acid sequence MRILRQLGIILGFGFLGEIISFYLPMGLPASVLGLALMLSALGFRLLKPEQLGETADFISTNMAFFFLPAAVTVLENYGVIKPILLQLLLIAIISTVTTFFITYFTVRVSRMLLGKRV; translated from the coding sequence ATGCGTATATTACGACAATTGGGAATTATCCTTGGCTTTGGGTTTTTGGGGGAAATTATCTCCTTTTACCTCCCCATGGGACTGCCCGCCAGTGTTCTGGGCCTGGCATTGATGTTGAGCGCCCTGGGGTTCAGGCTGCTCAAGCCGGAACAACTAGGGGAGACCGCTGATTTTATCAGCACTAATATGGCTTTTTTCTTTCTACCTGCAGCAGTAACCGTACTGGAAAACTACGGGGTCATAAAACCGATACTGTTACAGCTGCTTCTGATTGCCATCATTAGTACTGTGACGACCTTCTTCATCACCTATTTTACCGTACGGGTTTCCCGTATGCTATTGGGTAAGAGGGTTTAA